Part of the Listeria innocua genome is shown below.
CATCGTAAGCGCGTAAATCATACCATAAGTAATTGCCTCGCCGTGTAGCCATTTGCCAAAGTTACCGTAAGCTTCTAACGCATGCCCAAATGTATGACCAAAATTCAGATAAGCGCGCACACCTTGCTCCGTTTCATCTTGAGCAACAATATTCGCTTTAATCTCAATCCCACGCTGTAAAAACGGCGTCAGATCCTTCGTATAAAAGTCTTTTGGTTCCGTAAACGTGTCCATTAAGGCTGTTAGCAACGTATGATCACTAATAAGCGCATGTTTAATCATTTCTGCAAAACCAGAACGCATTTCTCTTTCTGGTAAAGTCGCAAAAAACTGCGTATCATAAATAACCGCTTCCGGCTGGTAAAAGTTGCCAATCATGTTTTTGCCAAGGGGATGATTAATTGCAACCTTGCCGCCGACCGCACTATCATGAGCAAGAACCGTTGTTGGTACTTGATAAAACGGAATTCCTCTCATATAAGTTCCAGCGACAAAACCACCTAAATCACCAATAACCCCTCCGCCAAAAGCGATTAAAACGGCTTTTCGATCAAGCCCAGTTTCAATCATTTTTGTCATCACATCTTCATACACGCGAAATGTCTTTGCTTCTTCTCCATTTGGTGCCACATAATAAGTGACTACAGGTAAATCAGCAAGTACTGCATCAAGTTTCGCTTTATGAAGATTTGCCACGTGTTCATCTGTCAAAACAAACACGTGGGAATATTTAGCTAAACTTTTTGTCCATTGTTCCTTAACATCTGTCAAGGCGAACTCGTTTATATATACAGGATATGTTTTACTTTTAGCACGGACTGTAATTTCTGGCATGTTTAAAACTCCTTCGTTAAGTTTCGGTGTTCCTCCACATGTTTTTTAAGTGTATCAAAACGATCACCATCGAATTTTTCTAACACAGCAACTGCAACTTCCCAAGCGACTACAGCCTCAGCTACAACGCTTGCAGCAGGTACTGCACAGCTATCAGAACGTTCTACACTAGCATTAAATGTTTCTTTGGAATCAATATCCACACTTTGAAGTGGTTTGTATAACGTAGGGATTGGTTTCATTACCCCACGAACAACGATTGGCATACCATTTGTCATTCCGCCTT
Proteins encoded:
- the aroB gene encoding 3-dehydroquinate synthase; amino-acid sequence: MPEITVRAKSKTYPVYINEFALTDVKEQWTKSLAKYSHVFVLTDEHVANLHKAKLDAVLADLPVVTYYVAPNGEEAKTFRVYEDVMTKMIETGLDRKAVLIAFGGGVIGDLGGFVAGTYMRGIPFYQVPTTVLAHDSAVGGKVAINHPLGKNMIGNFYQPEAVIYDTQFFATLPEREMRSGFAEMIKHALISDHTLLTALMDTFTEPKDFYTKDLTPFLQRGIEIKANIVAQDETEQGVRAYLNFGHTFGHALEAYGNFGKWLHGEAITYGMIYALTMSETVYGLDFDLAKFTTWLERLGYNTTFDVTVPFSNILENMRHDKKTTFNEISMVLLEDIGKPVIFKAKDELIFDTYKSVMRNGGDLF